GCCATAGACGAATTTCGAGCGCCCTCACCCTGAGCACCGGTCGTTGTCGTCTGGACCATCTGTATTTCGGCGCCCTGCGGAGGACCGTCATCGAAATCGAAGAAACAATGATAAAGAGGATGATAATTCGATATGAGAAGAAACCGTGCATCGGCTCCCAGCGAATCTTTTATCATCTGCCGCAGGGATGCTTCCGCCTGGCCGAATTCATACTCGGGCGTTCCGTTGTCTATGACCGCAAAACCGCCCTTTCTGAGGTATTCCCCAAAATTTTTCCGTTCGATCTCGGTCAATTCAAATGCCTTGTCGGCAGTTATATACACGAAGGGCGTTTCGAATATTTTCCGTGAATCCAGGTAGAGGTGGCTGTCGACTTTCGCATTGATATTCGTGTAACGGTTCAATGCTTCCACGAGATTGATTACAGACCGTTTCAGCTTGTCGGGCGGTTTTAACTGGGCGCCCCACGCTGTGGAAATGTAAACGAATCCCTTGATGCTCTGCTTGTTTTTCGGGTCCTGGATGACCATGGCCTTGTACTGCCCGGTGTCGAGGTCATCGAGCGAGATCATCTCCTGTTTCATGGAAATCTGCTTTTCCGGTTCACGGGTCGAGGCCATTTCAATCTCGACACCGAGAGGAATGATCGTTTCACTCTCGATGTTTGTCTTCATATCGGTATCGTATTCAAACGACACGATTTTACCCATGAGGTCCATGGACGAAGGAGGTTTCATCTGAATATCCTTGACCGGCTGGCGCTCAGCCACTTTTTTACGCTCGAGATAACGGACCTGTATGCGTTTTTTCTTGAACTCGAATGCCCTTGTCATCCTCGGCCGCCTGATAACGAGCTCCATGGTCGCAGGTTTTACCACTTTCACCTCGGTTTTCCTGAACATGAAATAGGACCCCGCCATTGCATGAAGCGATACCGCGACGAGCAGACCCAGAAAGAACAACTTCTGCGTCTCCTGTTCCAGATGCTTCATGTCGATTGCATCGGAGGGCCCGTGAAACCGTGATGATTTGAATTCCTGTGTCATACCGAATCACCCGCCTTTACGCTGGGAATCTTCATTGTAATAGTTCATCACGTTCGCCGAGAAGGCCTCGGAACGTGTTCCATACAGCGTTTGACCCCGGGTTGTTACGCATGCTTTCTGTTCACTATAAGAGCTATAAATATGCCATAAAGACTAATATGTTGTTATTATTAAAATAAGATGCATTCCGGTTAAAAACATATCGTCACATATTGTCCGTACATGAGACAGGTAATGTCCGAATACGGACAGCTCGTGAAAAAAACGCGTCTTGTTCCGGGGTAGTTTTTCAAGGAGTTATGATATACAAAGAATGACAATATTTTCATTATCCGGTTATTCAGTTCGATAAGCATAGAAAACTATATAATCA
This window of the bacterium genome carries:
- a CDS encoding DUF4159 domain-containing protein, coding for MTQEFKSSRFHGPSDAIDMKHLEQETQKLFFLGLLVAVSLHAMAGSYFMFRKTEVKVVKPATMELVIRRPRMTRAFEFKKKRIQVRYLERKKVAERQPVKDIQMKPPSSMDLMGKIVSFEYDTDMKTNIESETIIPLGVEIEMASTREPEKQISMKQEMISLDDLDTGQYKAMVIQDPKNKQSIKGFVYISTAWGAQLKPPDKLKRSVINLVEALNRYTNINAKVDSHLYLDSRKIFETPFVYITADKAFELTEIERKNFGEYLRKGGFAVIDNGTPEYEFGQAEASLRQMIKDSLGADARFLLISNYHPLYHCFFDFDDGPPQGAEIQMVQTTTTGAQGEGARNSSMA